One segment of Streptomyces sp. NBC_01463 DNA contains the following:
- a CDS encoding MerR family transcriptional regulator: MRIGELARRTGVSTRALRYYEEQNLLTAERSNSGQRHYPESAVTRILLVRELFTAGLSSRTIAELTPCVIDGRATPELLDRLAAERGHIDQHIADLTRTRDKLDSVIAGASASMDSGTPCGGCSERS, encoded by the coding sequence ATGCGCATTGGGGAACTCGCCCGCCGCACAGGCGTCAGCACCCGGGCCCTGCGGTACTACGAGGAGCAGAACCTGCTCACCGCCGAACGCAGCAACAGCGGCCAGCGCCACTACCCGGAATCCGCGGTCACACGGATCCTCCTGGTTCGGGAGCTGTTCACCGCCGGCCTGTCGAGCAGGACCATCGCAGAACTCACCCCCTGCGTCATCGACGGCAGGGCCACACCCGAACTCCTCGACCGCCTGGCTGCGGAGCGCGGTCACATCGACCAGCACATCGCCGATCTCACGCGCACCCGAGACAAGCTCGACTCGGTCATCGCCGGCGCCTCCGCCTCCATGGACTCCGGGACCCCCTGCGGCGGGTGCAGCGAGCGCTCGTAG
- a CDS encoding chlorophyllase yields MTTHRTTGLTGPAPTPIMTVKPIALPAPERGQDLHVRVSAPLTGTRLPIVLLAHGFGSDLDGYAPLVDHWSSHGFVVIQATHLDSKRVSMAADDPRRPHLWRYRLRDMKQILDELRTLETSVPGLSGRVDHSRVVAAGHSFGGQTAGILVGLRVTDPRTGTADDLSDSRVMASIQLATAGKGGDELTPFAHENLPWLRDQDFSHITAPGLVVAGDKDDLPLTTRGPAWTSDPYTLSRGNKSLLTVHGGEHFLGGISGYRAAETTDEDPSRVALVQQVTLAYLRHITGIDDTDWQIARSVLAEGHPLGRLESK; encoded by the coding sequence ATGACCACCCACCGGACGACCGGGCTCACCGGCCCCGCTCCCACACCGATCATGACGGTCAAGCCGATCGCACTGCCCGCCCCCGAGCGCGGCCAGGACCTGCACGTACGCGTTTCCGCCCCGCTCACTGGTACACGCCTGCCGATCGTGCTCCTTGCACACGGGTTCGGCTCCGACCTGGACGGCTACGCACCTCTGGTCGACCACTGGTCCTCTCACGGCTTCGTGGTGATCCAAGCCACGCATCTCGACTCCAAGCGGGTCTCCATGGCTGCGGACGACCCCCGCAGGCCCCACCTGTGGCGCTACCGCCTGCGGGACATGAAACAGATCCTGGACGAGCTCAGGACACTGGAGACATCCGTGCCCGGCCTCTCCGGCCGGGTCGATCACAGCCGCGTCGTCGCAGCGGGCCACTCCTTCGGGGGCCAGACCGCGGGCATCCTCGTAGGCCTGCGCGTCACCGACCCCCGGACCGGCACCGCCGACGACCTGTCCGACTCCCGGGTCATGGCCAGCATCCAACTGGCCACGGCCGGCAAGGGCGGCGACGAACTGACCCCCTTCGCCCACGAGAACCTTCCCTGGCTCCGCGACCAGGACTTCTCCCACATCACCGCCCCCGGACTGGTGGTCGCCGGCGACAAGGACGACCTCCCGCTCACCACCCGGGGACCCGCCTGGACAAGCGACCCCTACACCCTCAGCCGCGGCAACAAGAGCCTGCTCACCGTCCACGGCGGCGAGCACTTCCTCGGCGGCATCTCCGGCTACCGGGCCGCAGAGACCACCGACGAGGACCCCAGCCGCGTCGCCCTCGTCCAGCAGGTCACCCTCGCCTACCTACGCCACATCACCGGCATCGACGACACCGACTGGCAGATCGCCCGCTCCGTCCTCGCCGAAGGTCACCCGCTGGGGCGATTGGAGAGCAAGTGA
- a CDS encoding GNAT family N-acetyltransferase, whose protein sequence is MSPDIRPLELRPARPGDAEAVAGIWYQGWGDGHLGNVPDALVEARPRNSFDVRAAQRVMDTVVAVVGGQVAGFIMVAGDEVEQVYVDAPHRGTAVASALLSAAEERVATAGYRRAWLAVVAGNSRARRFYARQGWRDEGLFDHHAPGRDEPVLVPAHRYVKDLTGE, encoded by the coding sequence ATGAGCCCCGATATCCGCCCCCTGGAACTGAGGCCCGCACGTCCCGGCGACGCCGAGGCCGTCGCCGGCATCTGGTACCAGGGATGGGGTGACGGCCACCTGGGCAACGTGCCCGACGCATTGGTCGAAGCCCGCCCCCGCAACTCGTTCGACGTACGTGCCGCACAGCGCGTCATGGATACGGTCGTCGCCGTAGTGGGCGGCCAGGTGGCGGGCTTCATCATGGTGGCCGGTGACGAGGTCGAGCAGGTCTACGTCGATGCCCCTCACCGTGGCACAGCCGTCGCTTCCGCCCTGTTGTCCGCCGCCGAGGAACGGGTTGCGACGGCCGGCTACCGGCGGGCCTGGCTCGCAGTGGTGGCCGGCAACTCCCGTGCCCGCCGCTTCTACGCACGTCAGGGCTGGCGGGACGAGGGCCTCTTCGATCATCACGCACCCGGCCGGGACGAGCCGGTGCTGGTGCCGGCCCACCGGTACGTGAAGGACCTCACCGGCGAGTGA